The following are from one region of the Gammaproteobacteria bacterium genome:
- a CDS encoding class I SAM-dependent methyltransferase, translating into MDLIEKATVMHYHRHRIAEFQHGTVESLGWRNAHSQQARYRTLIKAGVLNGASVLDVGCGYGDLKAFLDQHFSGFDYIGIDQMPEFIAEARKRYEGVERTTFYQTDFSTTELPQVDYVIASGVLGYRCKDDSFYTGMIGKLYNSARIALAFNMLDKSRFPQHDLLVGHDREEILTLCRVLSPRVKCFDDYLEDDFTVLMYR; encoded by the coding sequence ATGGATCTGATCGAGAAAGCGACCGTCATGCACTATCACCGTCATCGTATTGCCGAGTTTCAACACGGCACAGTCGAATCGTTAGGCTGGCGCAATGCGCACAGCCAGCAAGCGCGGTACCGGACATTGATCAAAGCGGGTGTTTTGAATGGCGCGTCGGTGCTGGACGTTGGCTGCGGCTACGGCGATTTGAAAGCGTTCTTGGACCAGCATTTTTCCGGCTTCGATTATATCGGCATCGATCAAATGCCGGAGTTCATCGCCGAAGCCCGGAAGCGCTACGAAGGCGTCGAACGGACAACTTTTTATCAAACCGACTTCAGCACCACAGAATTACCGCAGGTCGATTACGTCATCGCCAGCGGCGTATTGGGGTACCGCTGTAAAGATGACAGTTTTTATACCGGCATGATTGGCAAACTGTATAACAGCGCCCGGATCGCGCTGGCTTTTAACATGCTGGATAAAAGCCGCTTCCCGCAGCATGATTTGCTGGTGGGGCATGACCGGGAAGAAATTCTGACGCTTTGCCGGGTGCTGTCGCCGCGCGTAAAATGTTTCGATGATTATTTGGAAGATGATTTTACGGTGCTGATGTATCGTTGA